The DNA region TGGCAGCAAGTTTAAAATTTGATTCTGCAAAGTGGGTGTCAGAGATGAGTGAAAGCCATGACTTACAAACGCATTTGAAACGCACAATGGACTTTACTGGCAGCCTCAACAATATCTGAATTATCAATTCCTCAGGCAGATTGAGGGTCCTTTTATTCATGTTTACTAGTCCATTGCTGCTACTGTTTCTCATCATTTTGGTGCACTTGATCACTTTGTAGCTTCAAGTCTGAAATGTTATAACTTTATATAGAGATAGGATAAAGCAACGTggcctcttccttctatggtaCTCTTCCTTCTTTCGCAATCTTCCTATATGGACATGATCAACAATCAACATTCAATAGTATTAATCTTTTAAATGCATTGTCCAAAATGATCTCAGTTATCAAAATAATATGATGTATGATATGTTAACTCCATATTTCCATAAAAGAAATATCCAACAACGCTTGgaaaaaatatgataaatgcCATAAAATGTGTGGGTTACTAGAATGACAATCTCAACAAGTTTAACAATATTATGTTACACTCTAGATAACTAATTTAACCTTGAATCAAGCATCTCCAAAACATATACTTCATGCTagtcaaaagaaaacaaatccaTATACATCAAACATGATCTTTCTAGATTCTCCTAACATTTTCTAAGGACGTACAAACCAATAAGTCACAAGAATGAGTGATCATAATTACAACTTTGAGGAAAATCACTCACATGAATTCATAGTTCCAAGGGTAACTTTCTTTGCCATCTCGATTCTTAATTTTGTAAATGTGATTTCTATTCACTTAAAttataattgttattttttttcgaaCGCAAAATCTTATATTGATGAGGATAAGATTGTGAGAGATATACAACCCTCATCCAAAATGGATAAAAATCAGCAAAACCCAAAACAACCCGACCTAACAAAGAATAACCCCCAAAGTCAGGCAAAGAAGAGAATTCCCCATAACCAAAAATCAAAAACCCCAAAgcacccaccaccacccactCCTACCCTAAGAAAAGTATCCGAGCATTGATCAGGAAAGCAATTTGAAAGGCGGCTACCCTAAATTGTAATCACTATAAGAATAAATATCAGGATAAACCACTCATGCAAGATCTACCTGAATAAATTGATTCTAAAAGAATTTGGGGCCATCAAATAACAAATTTGAGTCTAAAAGTCATACATAATGTCTGTGATACCAAATGCAAGATCTAAATGATAATTCAGATATGATTATAGAAAACCAATTATATAAAATCTGATTTCGCACCTGTAGAGAATTGAAAATGTGGGGGATCTACGTCGAAAGTCGTCTTGCTTTGATCTCTGAATCTTGCAATAGTGTATAGATAAGGGCTTTCACTGTATGTCACACTCTCCTTAGGAGAGAGTTGCAGCGCCGTAAGTTTTCATGACCACGAAGGAGACCAAGCGAGATAACCCTATCTCCTTCCTTATATGGGCCTATCCTGAATGGATCACTTAAATCGTCAAGTGGGTTTACGTAAGAACCCATTCCCAAAGTATAACTCCCCTAATTTTATGCACTATAAAGTAACATATATTTAAATTGACGTGTAAAAAGAAAGAATCATAATTGTGTTGAAATACTTAAATACTAAAAATTGAGTggacaaataaatttatttttaataattcttTCAAAACTACATTATCAGACTCATGAAAATAATTTAAGGACTCCTTATACACGTGTGACCTATATTGTGACCATGATCCGACTACCTGACGTGTCTCTAACTAACTACATATGATCCTGCGTACATGACACATACTCCCGTCTACTATCTGGAATGTCTCAAGCAAGttgctttctttttctgaaaaaaacatgaaagtaaAGGAATGAGAATTGTAAACATGAAAGTAAAGGAATGAGAATTTTACAATTCTCAGTGATAACAATATCCACTccaaaaacaagaaaaactTACATAAACGTAAATTAAGTAATTATATCAGCGGTAAACATTTCAAAAATAACTACTAGCTTCACCAATGAAAATAACATAGTTAAATCTCTTTCAAATTAAAGGTCATTCTTTAATTCATTGTTATCACTTGTTTTTCTTGGCCCTTCGACCACTTTTGCATATTCCAACTACGACTTAGAGCTCTATCCGAATGCAAGGGCGTCCCCCTGCCTAGGAACCTGTGTTCCATGAACTATGCAACTAGATCACCTCAACTGCTGGAGGATCATTTCACTTAAAGTgttttaattaaacattttataCTTAAGTCTTAACACCCAGGATTTGCCTTTCCACTGGAACCGACCTTTGAGTATCTAGGTTTACCCTGCAGTATTGTTCTTAAATAACATTTGAGATTTGCCTATACTGGTTATCTTAAGGTCACCAGGTTTGCCTCGCAATGTTACATGATCTCTTAAATGATATCATATAAGTCAAATTAGGAAAATACAAAGTTTAAAATATGAAACTAAAACAACGGAGAAATCGTCTATGACCATTTTCATTTCAGGTAAAACAATTTAATAGTAATAAACTTAACTTTTAAGTAATCAGAGAGAGGCGGCAGAGCCGACCATTTCAAGGCATAGGAATATAATAACAAGTTATAATCACtaaaaaaagagaataaatagaTCAAAATAGTAATTATAAGGTAGATAAAGTTAAATAAAATTGACGTGGGTAAAAGAGAGTATATGTAATCATAAAATTAAAGTTGAATATACATAATTAAAACTGGCTAGACATACTTATAAAATTATAGAGTagatttaattaaaaagaataGATATAGTTATCACCttagtaatttatctttccctttctttcatcttttccccctcttcttcttttcttcttccttaactctcattttctttcttttcacctaggattttataattaaataattaatttccaactcacgcataggactctgtgtaagcgtgagtgaaacttgacttgtgtttaatgtttggattagcgttatgaagaagaaagttcaggaaatggttaagaatagttatttagtcgctataggttatagcacgagtttcattcacttccgccttagggcgaaaacgttagtaaatggctaatttgctcttaaagcactgtagaaacgatattcaaaaatattcagaggaatataagaacttctcttattcctttccatgacgagTGTTTCGATCGAtttcgattctcggaagtttgccgaaaccgagttcctgatagctcaagaaccttaaagtaaaatgttgatgaagactttttctattcggagcttcaaatgaagattccacacgcgtgcacccatttctttcgatgtttccaatctttcttcagaaggaagtttctgcatctgaCATTCCCtgaaaaaagtagtttttcgggttgaATTATTTCATACCGCTTTTTGGATCGTTTCATTTATTCCAAAACCTTGATTCAAGTTCTGGAAACTTGATATCGGAAACCCACTCAGAATTCACGGAGTattgcacaggaaaaatcggaatcgggaAATATTTGTTTTGCCGCGTTTTTGACCAATCTATAAATAGCCAAAATTTGAAATATCTTCATCTTTTTCCATGCTTTGGCAGTGggtgagcttgaggagaagaggGAGAAGAGCTTTTTGCAATCCTTGACTGATCGTCACACTGAcagttgctatacgtaggcctcgaggtactgatgcttttccttacctctgatcgtaaattctgtcgcttttctctatgtctttctgtgctcaaagttttgagctttttgtaaaactgtccaaataacttgatttctctctgTAAACTtgttccctgcatgcccaagagcatgtttagcggattacatttcgccaaatctcgtcgaatcgccgcagaacttcaattctgctcaaaaacccatttttatgctgaggttccgctttttgaatcaaaaactctcgactgagcttagcgtcagtaggattagttgtcataaacgtcgtgggcatcgacctcatccaatttatttttcgaaattccgattttgagtttccgagctaaaaatcttgaccaaaatacacctgttctagttttcgatccgataatttttctgagagttttcctggcctagatatcacctacgaatacctaggaattataTTAGATCGGAGAAAAAGTTctgaaaccctattttctaaagtggccgaaactttttggagctgtaccgtgtccaaaaataatttttgggttagtatgacctgagccatagcgtagccctttctgttgtcgaaattttggctgtggtttcgtgtcattccgagttctgtagctcgagttatgcgcgttttagcgaacgaagttctgttgtcaattcgtgctTATATAGGAACTCCAAAGCtttaaagctttctttccgatttcgattagtgttattagattgattgcttctagtagggcttgtgttgatgattgtgtttccttgttctaggttcgcaacttccatgcacaacttctactcgcgtaggtaagggtaacttagttttagagtgtccttgagtcttgcatgtatttatcgcactgcatgcgtttgagatgaagatgtttatatggattggcatttgattttgattattatgctgaactgggaaaatgttttctggaggcttcggccgagtaaacttattgagacgtgtgtctccgttttctgagaggcttcggccgtttactggtttctgtcattactgctttctagtagataagagatggttattgttgatacttGACTTGACTTGAAATTGTTGATTGAAAGATTACTGAGGTTGAGGATTGTTGTTGACTAACTTGACATTTAGggcttgaacttgaagtggcaatgtggtggtgattgtcccacgtgattgtcccgtctttcaaggcgttataaagtggcgatgtggtggatattgtcccacgtgatcgtcccatctttcgagatgtcctaaagtggcaatgtggtggtgattgtcccacgtgattgtcccgtccattgtggcgttaagtggcggtgtggtggtgattgtcccacgtgatcgtcccgtcttgagagatgttgctgatcgatccatattggtagaagcatatagtcgcattataggacactaacaattgattatgtttatatctgctttaattatatattgttgatcatgtttatatctgctttaattatatattgttgattatgttgatatctgctttaattatatattgttaATTATGCTATATCtgctttaattatatattgttgaTTATTTATTATCTGATTCAAATATatgttgttgatgttgttgataTATGTCTTGATATATATTGATAGCTTATTTATCTGAatgttttggagtttttgaagtgacgatgtggtggatattgtcccacatgatcgtcccgtctttcgagacgttattAAGTGCAgtgtggtggatattgtccaacatgatcgtcccgtctttcgagacgttattAAGTGCAgtgtggtggatattgtcccacgagattgtcccgtcttgcgagacgttatttgGTCGATTGATATTGGTGTTTTCGTGGATAACTGATTTAAGTTCGTATTGTTGATTTTATGTTGCTGGATATATgttgtcatctatcttgaattaagttgctagtttatgtgtcatgatatgcacttaaatttgatTAGCATGTTTTTCTCCTTTATACGTGGCAGTTGCATGGAGTttaccctttctatttgctacttgttatttgggcgcttaacgctattaggcgatgaagagtcttctggcgatgcttagccatgctgagatggagaagggatagtaaccggcggagcaaggatggaagaagctgtataGTTTCCTCTTAGTAGTATATGCTTGAGTCTTCTTcgttatctgaaaactctgttactaaaactttgttttcgccactgttaagtgtgcgtacttattttggaaacttgcttatgctattgtaagaaactattattatatgtcgggaacgagttgtttaattaagactatgttatgtattaaactgtgtttagttgttttgaaaagaaaaaaattatcgtgttttcttaggaatacgaaatagtccttagactttgttaggttactaatgtgactcctcagttgagaaaccggggtgttacagatccctaaattagtttttttttggagaaagtttaatgGGAACACTACGCCAAAAAAGACCTTTTACAGCTGTTAAATTTgaccttttacagcggttcggACCCCTTGTAGATCTCACCGCTGTAAAAGATGGATTATTTAAAGCGGTTCTTTAAGGATAACCGCTGTAAAAAATATTCGAATTTTTTttgggccccttctttttggaggccctgggctgtgggcctgcttgcacaaacccagggccggccctgataTGCAGCATATGTGGGTTTTGGAGTCTAAATTGGTCAAGTGTTTTGTTCTAGAAATGATGGATCGATCAGATTTTGCCGATGTGTGTGCTCGAAAGAAGGGTTCCAGCACCCTTCAAGAGTTGGTTGTGGGACTAATTTGAAGATTCAGAGTCAACCATCAGGAAAACataaaagttatttttaaaaagagtTAAGAAAACTTAAATTTCATCAATATTGTATATCACAATAAtgcaaataaaaagagaaaccTCATTCTAAAAGGCATACATGATATTACACAACCGCATTCTTCTTGTTTGTTCTTGTCACACATTTTCAGCTTGCTAGTTCTCTATCACCAACAACAGGGAGTGAAAGCAGAGACTCTGTATACATGGCTAGGGAAACATAAGGATATTCATCATAAGAGTGATGCTCTAGTAGCTGTCCTTTGTCATTATACTTCACCAGTCCTTTATCACCATCTGTTCCAACAATGTCACCATTTTTCCTAGAGCATATTGGGGAAAAGTATTGAGTGGGAATTTCACTAAAAGATACAACAAGAGTAATAACCCAAGATGACTGAACTTTGTACCTCTCCATCACCCATATATTAACTGTATCATCCTCTTCATGATGAACCCACAGACTTAGAAGCCCTCTAAATTCCCACAATTCATAATCTATTGATTCATGCTCAAAATCATCTGGCAGTGGTATCTCAGAAACTCTCCTTTCAATTAAATCAAATGCAATAATATGATTCACCACTGTATCATGATGAAAAGCCACCCAATGAATAGCATTATTCAAGAGCGACCCAACTCTAGGATCACATCCGTTCCAATAAAAACCGACATTCATATAATGGGTATCCTCGATTTCTTTCCATACATTAGCTCTCAATGAGAAAAACTCCAAATGTTTTAACAAATCAGCTGTGTTTCTTTCATAGGATGCTAGAACAACCAAATAGTCATCTTGTGATGGGTCATACCCAAAACCATATAGGTAGGCATGCACATTGGATGCAATAGGTGAACAAGGTATTTGATTGTGAACACCGGTggatggattccaaagaaatatattTGCGTTACAATTCAGAAGCAGAAACCCTCTACACGAACCAACAATGCCAAGACTAGAATAAGATGATGGAGGAAGCTGCAGAAAATTAAGTTTTACTGTAGTGGAAGCAGAAGAATTAAGAGACAGTGCATCATGATCTAAGTCTACAGATCGAGTTTCTGGAGCAGAATTTGCTATGAACAAAAGCTTGTGGGTGGGTGTGGTGGCAGCAAGTTTAAAATTTGATTCTGCAAAGTGGGTGTCAGAGATGAGTGAAAGCCATGACTTACAAACGCATTTGAAACGCACAATGGACTTTACTGGCAGCCTCAACAATATCTGAATTATCAATTCCTCAGGCAGATTGAGGGTCCTTTTATTCATGTTTACTAGTCCATTGCTGCTACTGTTTCTCATCATTTTGGTGCACTTGATCACTTTGTAGCTTCAAGTCTGAAATGTTATAACTTTATATAGAGATAGGATAAAGCAACGTggcctcttccttctatggtaCTCTTCCTTCTTTCGCAATCTTCCTATATGGACATGATCAACAATCAACATTCAATAGTATTAATCTTTTAAATGCATTGTCCAAAATGATCTCAGTTATCAAAATAATATGATGTATGATATGTTAACTCCATATTTCCATAAAAGAAATATCCAACAACGCTTGgaaaaaatatgataaatgcCATAAAATGTGTGGGTTACTAGAATGACAATCTCAACAAGTTTAACAATATTATGTTACACTCTAGATAACTAATTTAACCTTGAATCAAGCATCTCCAAAACATATACTTCATGCTagtcaaaagaaaacaaatccaTATACATCAAACATGATCTTTCTAGATTCTCCTAACATTTTCTAAGGACGTACAAACCAATAAGTCACAAGAATGAGTGATCATAATTACAACTTTGAGGAAAATCACTCACATGAATTCATAGTTCCAAGGGTAACTTTCTTTGCCATCTCGATTCTTAATTTTGTAAATGTGATTTCTATTCACTTAAAttataattgttattttttttcgaaCGCAAAATCTTATATTGATGAGGATAAGATTGTGAGAGATATACAACCCTCATCCAAAATGGATAAAAATCAGCAAAACCCAAAACAACCCGACCTAACAAAGAATAACCCCCAAAGTCAGGCAAAGAAGAGAATTCCCCATAACCAAAAATCAAAAACCCCAAAgcacccaccaccacccactCCTACCCTAAGAAAAGTATCCGAGCATTGATCAGGAAAGCAATTTGAAAGGCGGCTACCCTAAATTGTAATCACTATAAGAATAAATATCAGGATAAACCACTCATGCAAGATCTACCTGAATAAATTGATTCTAAAAGAATTTGGGGCCATCAAATAACAAATTTGAGTCTAAAAGTCATACATAATGTCTGTGATACCAAATGCAAGATCTAAATGATAATTCAGATATGATTATAGAAAACCAATTATATAAAATCTGATTTCGCACCTGTAGAGAATTGAAAATGTGGGGGATCTACGTCGAAAGTCGTCTTGCTTTGATCTCTGAATCTTGCAATAGTGTATAGATAAGGGCTTTCACTGTATGTCACACTCTCCTTAGGAGAGAGTTGCAGCGCCGTAAGTTTTCATGACCACGAAGGAGACCAAGCGAGATAACCCTATCTCCTTCCTTATATGGGCCTATCCTGAATGGATCACTTAAATCGTCAAGTGGGTTTACGTAAGAACCCATTCCCAAAGTATAACTCCCCTAATTTTATGCACTATAAAGTAACATATATTTAAATTGACGTGTAAAAAGAAAGAATCATAATTGTGTTGAAATACTTAAATACTAAAAATTGAGTggacaaataaatttatttttaataattcttTCAAAACTACATTATCAGACTCATGAAAATAATTTAAGGACTCCTTATACACGTGTGACCTATATTGTGACCATGATCCGACTACCTGACGTGTCTCTAACTAACTACATATGATCCTGCGTACATGACACATACTCCCGTCTACTATCTGGAATGTCTCAAGCAAGttgctttctttttctgaaaaaaacatgaaagtaaAGGAATGAGAATTGTAAACATGAAAGTAAAGGAATGAGAATTTTACAATTCTCAGTGATAACAATATCCACTccaaaaacaagaaaaactTACATAAACGTAAATTAAGTAATTATATCAGCGGTAAACATTTCAAAAATAACTACTAGCTTCACCAATGAAAATAACATAGTTAAATCTCTTTCAAATTAAAGGTCATTCTTTAATTCATTGTTATCACTTGTTTTTCTTGGCCCTTCGACCACTTTTGCATATTCCAACTACGACTTAGAGCTCTATCCGAATGCAAGGGCGTCCCCCTGCCTAGGAACCTGTGTTCCATGAACTATGCAACTAGATCACCTCAACTGCTGGAGGATCATTTCACTTAAAGTgttttaattaaacattttataCTTAAGTCTTAACACCCAGGATTTGCCTTTCCACTGGAACCGACCTTTGAGTATCTAGGTTTACCCTGCAGTATTGTTCTTAAATAACATTTGAGATTTGCCTATACTGGTTATCTTAAGGTCACCAGGTTTGCCTCGCAATGTTACATGATCTCTTAAATGATATCATATAAGTCAAATTAGGAAAATACAAAGTTTAAAATATGAAACTAAAACAACGGAGAAATCGTCTATGACCATTTTCATTTCAGGTAAAACAATTTAATAGTAATAAACTTAACTTTTAAGTAATCAGAGAGAGGCGGCAGAGCCGACCATTTCAAGGCATAGGAATATAATAACAAGTTATAATCACtaaaaaaagagaataaatagaTCAAAATAGTAATTATAAGGTAGATAAAGTTAAATAAAATTGACGTGGGTAAAAGAGAGTATATGTAATCATAAAATTAAAGTTGAATATACATAATTAAAACTGGCTAGACATACTTATAAAATTATAGAGTagatttaattaaaaagaataGATATAGTTATCACCttagtaatttatctttccctttctttcatcttttccccctcttcttcttttcttcttccttaactctcattttctttcttttacgtgactctctctctctctcattactTTTTAACCAACTTGATATCTATTTGTTTTCTCTCATCTCTCATTGCACTCACACACCAATATTCTTGTGAGGTTGCTGATGGTATATCCCCCTCCTTCttaagcctatttataggcaaatttCAAATCATAACAATTTATCTAGAGATATTTTTCTAAACTAATGATTATAAGTCACACCTGTCCATCCACTTGGCATCTCATCATTTTCTTTTACTTAAATCAAAGATTTTTATCTTGTAAACCATGCTAAGCTACCCCACGTAGCCTAAGAGGCAAGATAATTGTCTAAAGATTCATATTTACCACACCCACGTGGTTCATTAGTTTCATAAAGCTATATGGTGCATACTGCATAGTATACTTCCTCTTCcatctattatatttttcacttttatttctcttttattcCTATATCTCTTATGTGAATGAGGTATATTGATGTGaatttatttatctattaaagtttttttttttgaaagataaaggattgtattattatccacaaaaaaaGACCTTGAGGACATAACCCCCAAAGCCGGAAGATGAGGCAGCCAAGGCACGCACGGACCGCtcgaaggaaaaaaaaacccaaGAAAGAATAACCCACCCCCACAGGGAACCCAAAAAACAACCCCACGGGCTAACAGCAGAGCTATACAAGCAATAACCAAGGCCAAAAAACGTGAAACACACAAAGAGGCACATAACCATCTAACATTCAAGGCACGATATGTTCCTCAAAAACCTTTTCGAGACCCTGTATAGCCTCGATGTCGCTCCCTTCAAACACCATACCCACAACCTTGCCGAGAAGCCACGCCTTCTTTGCTCGCGTGAAGAAACGCCCCCTGCTAACAGTTCCCAAATCCGGCACTGACGATGAAGCCAATGAATTGACCAAGGCAGAGCCCTCAGTCAATAACACAGAATCATCCAACTCAGCAGTTCCTGGATTAAATGACGAAGACCCCCCATCCTCCAAAACTGATTCTCTAGCTTTAATTTTCCTAGGCCTTCCTCGAGAACGAGGAGCAGAACCATTAAGGCCGCAACCCCTAGCCTTCTTTGGACGACCCCGTCGCTTAGGAGCATAAGAACCCCCAACCTTCTCAGCCTCAGTATCCACATCTGAAAAATCAACCCCAAAATGGCATCCACCAGCAACAAGGGGGGGACCAAGCAAACCTCATTCAACCCCTCCGACGAACAATTAGCACCACCATCCAAAACAGAACCAGTAAGCTCCTGAAAAAGATCTTCCAGAGCAAAGGCCTCCAGCATCCAAGCACTCCTCAAACCTCCTAAATTGAATTCGATCTTGGCTAGACGCAGCTGCTCAAAACACAAAACAAAAGACCCTGTCCTATACGCTACATCCACCCGCAATGGAGACATGAAGGATCCAGCAACACCCAAGGAAGGAGAACAGTACTGCCCCAAGACAGGAAAAAGGATATCATAATCTGAATTACCGAGCACACAACTGACATCTTCACCATCACCAGCCAAACCCACAGCGTCCTCTAACCATCTTTCCTTAACCATGACCTCCGGAAAAAGACATTCGTCCAAAACTCTCCTGCCCTCTTCATAAGCAATCTGAAACTCCAAAACCCTCTCACCAGAATAGATCTCAGGAAACAAAGAAGCAACCGGCATCCTCTCTGTCTCCACACCACCAAGACAGCATCCAGAGACCAGACACTCTTCCCCCGGCGAAAGAACATGAACTCTTTGTTCACCTTGCTTACCGACAACAACATCCCGCCAAGAGAAAGTGGAAGGCAAAGTCCTATCACCTTTCTTGACCCCCAATTGAGAGGAAGAAAAATTCCTGACCTGAGATGGGGCTAAAACATCAGAACCCCATTTGTGATTCAGTGAGCCGCTATTTGA from Lotus japonicus ecotype B-129 chromosome 2, LjGifu_v1.2 includes:
- the LOC130735609 gene encoding F-box/kelch-repeat protein At3g23880-like, with the translated sequence MRNSSSNGLVNMNKRTLNLPEELIIQILLRLPVKSIVRFKCVCKSWLSLISDTHFAESNFKLAATTPTHKLLFIANSAPETRSVDLDHDALSLNSSASTTVKLNFLQLPPSSYSSLGIVGSCRGFLLLNCNANIFLWNPSTGVHNQIPCSPIASNVHAYLYGFGYDPSQDDYLVVLASYERNTADLLKHLEFFSLRANVWKEIEDTHYMNVGFYWNGCDPRVGSLLNNAIHWVAFHHDTVHESIDYELWEFRGLLSLWVHHEEDDTVNIWVMERYKVQSSWVITLVVSFSEIPTQYFSPICSRKNGDIVGTDGDKGLVKYNDKGQLLEHHSYDEYPYVSLAMYTESLLSLPVVGDRELAS